One genomic region from Nostoc sp. C052 encodes:
- a CDS encoding L-lactate dehydrogenase: protein MFETLFTPNPSVENKVSIRPRKGVIIGAGQVGMACAYSMMIQNCFDELILQDIQTERLQGEVMDLRHGIPFVEPVEIKAGTVADVGQNADLVIITAGASQKPGESRLDLVVRNVAIFKSLIADVVKYCPNAILLIVSNPVDIMTYVTLKLSGFPAARVIGSGTVLDSARFRTLLAQKMGIDSRSVHAYIIGEHGDSEVPVWSKVNIAGMPLYDREGSSAVDKAAQEIFERVKNAGYEILKRKGCTSYAIGLATTEIVQAILRGQERILTVSCLVNDFYGISDVCLSLPSVVNEKGVIKRVNLTLNDTEQQQLIHSAQILHDIFDTLEL from the coding sequence ATGTTTGAAACCCTCTTTACGCCTAATCCCAGTGTTGAAAATAAAGTCAGCATCCGTCCTCGCAAAGGTGTCATTATTGGTGCTGGACAAGTAGGGATGGCATGTGCCTATTCGATGATGATCCAAAACTGTTTTGATGAGTTAATTCTTCAAGATATTCAGACAGAGCGGCTTCAGGGAGAGGTCATGGATCTAAGGCATGGCATTCCTTTTGTCGAGCCTGTTGAGATTAAAGCTGGCACCGTTGCCGATGTCGGACAGAATGCAGACCTGGTAATTATTACTGCTGGAGCCAGTCAGAAGCCGGGAGAGAGCCGCCTCGACTTGGTTGTACGCAACGTTGCCATCTTTAAGAGCTTGATTGCAGATGTCGTCAAATATTGCCCCAATGCTATCTTGCTGATTGTCAGCAATCCCGTAGACATTATGACTTACGTGACACTAAAGCTCTCCGGTTTTCCTGCTGCTAGGGTAATTGGCTCTGGAACGGTGCTTGACTCTGCCCGTTTTCGTACCCTGCTGGCGCAGAAAATGGGCATTGATTCACGCAGTGTTCATGCTTACATCATTGGTGAACATGGCGACAGTGAAGTGCCCGTTTGGAGCAAGGTGAATATTGCCGGAATGCCTCTCTATGACCGAGAGGGTAGTTCGGCAGTAGATAAGGCTGCACAAGAGATTTTTGAGCGCGTTAAAAACGCTGGCTACGAAATCCTCAAACGCAAAGGGTGTACTTCCTACGCCATTGGATTGGCAACGACTGAAATTGTCCAAGCCATTCTGCGTGGACAGGAGCGTATTCTTACAGTTAGCTGCCTGGTGAATGACTTCTATGGTATTAGCGATGTTTGTCTCAGTCTGCCCTCTGTCGTCAATGAAAAAGGTGTGATTAAGAGGGTCAACCTTACTCTCAACGATACGGAGCAACAACAGCTTATTCATTCCGCACAGATTCTACATGACATTTTTGACACCCTGGAACTCTAG
- a CDS encoding 2,3-bisphosphoglycerate-dependent phosphoglycerate mutase, with protein MAKLILIRHGQSLWNAENKFTGWVDVPLGEQGRAEATIASCKLKHYRVRVCFTSMLFRAIETAIIILTEVDDICDGRIPIIKHQADDQAWHGWDKYKGSHERELPVYPTAMLDERYYGELQGLNKAETAVKFGQEQVQLWRRSYAVPPPGGESLADTVKRTVPFFCDRILQHLITGDNVLIAAHGNSLRAIIKHLENLSDEEIVNVELGTAIPIIYDIDAHGQTTNKIILN; from the coding sequence ATGGCTAAATTAATATTGATCCGTCACGGACAGAGCCTTTGGAATGCAGAGAATAAATTTACAGGATGGGTTGATGTTCCTTTAGGCGAACAGGGGCGAGCAGAGGCAACCATCGCCTCCTGTAAACTGAAGCATTATCGAGTCAGAGTTTGCTTTACCAGTATGCTGTTTCGAGCTATTGAAACTGCAATTATTATCTTGACAGAAGTCGATGATATTTGCGACGGGAGAATTCCGATCATCAAGCATCAGGCAGATGATCAAGCCTGGCATGGTTGGGATAAATACAAGGGTAGCCACGAACGGGAACTACCAGTTTATCCCACAGCTATGCTAGATGAACGGTACTATGGTGAACTGCAAGGTTTGAATAAAGCTGAAACCGCCGTAAAATTTGGCCAAGAACAGGTGCAACTCTGGCGACGATCCTATGCTGTGCCTCCACCGGGTGGCGAAAGTTTGGCAGATACGGTGAAGCGCACTGTTCCATTCTTTTGCGATCGCATTTTGCAACACTTAATCACAGGAGATAATGTCTTGATTGCAGCGCATGGAAACTCACTCCGTGCCATCATTAAGCACTTAGAAAACCTATCAGATGAGGAGATTGTCAATGTTGAGTTAGGAACAGCAATTCCAATTATCTATGATATTGATGCTCATGGTCAGACCACTAATAAAATCATTTTGAATTGA
- a CDS encoding sensor histidine kinase KdpD — translation MLHEFLLAERNEILALCSKKIARLADSMSSSDEMERGLPVFYDELIEVLRADADIDESGEAHNNSIESVHRAAAERRGKESLKLGYSISQVVHGYGALCQAITEYIQENTNQTTSPREFNRLNFCLDIAIAEAVTEFNRGQRENAERDEVLRLGFLAHELRNALTSASLASQLIITGKVGANGSTSRILENAHRRMRDIIDRSLVEVRLRNESTGQYQRCRVIHLVSEVEATAWFEASAKSIEVCVEVAPELEVLIDRHLIISALSNLVQNAIKFTKQGGIVWIRGKAVGGRVLLEIEDQCGGLPPGEVEELFKAFSQMGTDRSGLGIGLTISRRAVSLNKGVLSVRDIPHQGCVFSIDLPKASSPLPTT, via the coding sequence ATGTTACATGAATTTCTCTTAGCAGAACGTAACGAAATTCTCGCCTTGTGTTCAAAAAAGATCGCGCGTCTTGCTGATTCCATGAGTTCGAGCGACGAAATGGAAAGAGGATTACCTGTGTTCTACGATGAACTCATTGAGGTATTACGTGCTGATGCTGATATAGATGAATCTGGGGAAGCACATAACAATTCTATAGAAAGTGTTCACAGAGCCGCAGCAGAACGTCGGGGAAAAGAGTCGTTAAAACTTGGCTATAGCATTTCTCAGGTTGTTCATGGCTACGGCGCTCTTTGTCAAGCTATCACTGAGTATATTCAGGAGAATACTAATCAAACAACATCCCCTCGTGAATTCAATCGATTAAATTTCTGCCTCGATATCGCTATCGCTGAAGCGGTTACAGAGTTTAATCGAGGTCAGCGCGAGAATGCAGAGCGGGATGAGGTTCTACGTCTGGGATTTCTAGCACATGAGTTGCGAAATGCGTTGACCTCTGCTAGTTTAGCTTCCCAACTTATAATCACAGGGAAAGTCGGAGCCAATGGAAGTACATCTCGTATTCTTGAGAATGCCCATAGGCGTATGAGAGACATTATTGATCGTTCACTTGTTGAGGTGCGACTGCGGAACGAATCAACCGGACAATATCAGAGATGTCGAGTTATTCATTTAGTCAGTGAAGTTGAGGCTACTGCATGGTTTGAAGCAAGTGCGAAATCAATTGAGGTGTGTGTTGAGGTAGCGCCGGAATTGGAAGTTTTAATAGATCGTCACCTAATAATATCTGCCTTATCGAATCTGGTTCAAAATGCCATTAAGTTCACCAAGCAGGGTGGGATTGTATGGATACGCGGTAAGGCTGTAGGTGGGCGTGTTTTGCTTGAAATAGAGGATCAATGTGGAGGACTCCCGCCTGGTGAGGTGGAAGAACTTTTTAAAGCTTTTTCTCAGATGGGAACAGATAGATCAGGATTGGGGATTGGGCTTACAATTTCACGGCGCGCCGTGTCCCTAAACAAGGGTGTACTCTCAGTTCGGGATATCCCCCATCAAGGATGTGTATTCTCAATTGATTTACCCAAAGCCTCCTCCCCTCTCCCTACTACATAA
- a CDS encoding DUF3775 domain-containing protein has protein sequence MNFLLISKVYKIIELAELIYSPKSSGILFSKVNIPETFLDKLSNYLEDFEMTGRTSVRVLHKYVDDFSSDEKGQVIALIWLGQYVSCEQPSNLNDLTAQALHLIPQNYTTSYIIEKAFLAKYLRSGLKKINSNHCNN, from the coding sequence ATGAATTTTTTATTAATTAGTAAAGTATATAAAATCATTGAGCTTGCTGAATTAATCTATTCCCCAAAGTCATCAGGTATACTGTTTAGTAAAGTAAATATACCAGAAACTTTTCTAGACAAATTGTCTAATTATTTAGAAGATTTTGAAATGACAGGAAGAACATCAGTCAGAGTACTACATAAATATGTAGACGATTTTTCTTCAGATGAAAAAGGACAAGTTATAGCCCTTATATGGCTTGGTCAATATGTATCCTGTGAACAACCATCAAACTTAAACGATTTAACTGCACAAGCACTACATCTCATCCCTCAAAACTATACAACTAGTTATATTATCGAAAAGGCTTTCCTAGCTAAATATCTTCGCTCCGGGCTGAAAAAAATAAATAGTAATCACTGCAACAATTAA
- a CDS encoding NACHT domain-containing NTPase produces MVKRSLQASLSGIQEAKRAFARKGWTQENLAAEVNLKTRQPIWRFFSGRPVERHTFIEICLILELNWREIAINPPAEFLSREEYAQPTVLDIDKLVPFVRSQRFDKIQDQCGILQLLDISRPVAIDDIYIDVNILESIASLQWLEITDLQNLDAKEFDRIGLGEVDEKQIPGTQAVETYSKLRVLGKPGVGKTTFLQHLAIQCNQSAFAANQVPILITLRNFAQESKITNEFSLLNYIRQEFITSGISDPSVIETLLNEGRILLLLDGMDEVLNQQSNPVLNEIRRFSEKYHKNRFVATCRTAAQKLRLRGFTDVEIAPFTLEQIRAFAQKWFVAFTKTNIKDGLAHSVKFIQKLELDENWQFRQLVVTPLFLHLACWVFHGKEKFPTKRTDFYKEGLDILLGKWDEARGVERDGVYRGFLLPQKLKLLSQIAAATFEQGQYFFEQRIVEQYIGDYIQNLSNVPIDAEELQIESEAALKSIEAQHGLLAERARGIFSFSYLAFQEYFTARKIVASHNLEAFGQALSGLVSHISDPHWREIFLLTAIMLRSADSLVQLMKQQIDTLVAQDPYLQEFLTWASQKSRSIPIQSKDATVRAFYLALSRTPHIASHFALASSLDQGMFLDAALNDLLLECAIDGSQDFAHIHACGEAMSNILGIVLDVGLHKSLQQLSDQLPNSGQSQQRFELWSQTNYPAWAQQVNKTVINYRNINHQWQFSSEQEQVLQRYYDANQLLLDCLHSNCEVTAAIRQEIEATLLLPIKELEDREWQ; encoded by the coding sequence ATGGTCAAGCGATCGCTCCAAGCATCACTCAGTGGTATTCAAGAGGCTAAAAGAGCGTTTGCCCGTAAGGGTTGGACACAAGAGAATCTAGCAGCAGAAGTCAACCTCAAGACTAGACAACCAATTTGGCGGTTTTTCAGTGGTCGTCCAGTTGAGCGTCATACCTTTATTGAAATTTGTTTGATTTTAGAACTGAATTGGCGGGAGATTGCGATTAATCCTCCAGCAGAATTTTTGTCACGAGAAGAATACGCCCAGCCGACTGTACTGGATATTGATAAACTAGTGCCATTCGTGCGATCGCAACGCTTCGACAAAATTCAAGACCAGTGTGGTATTTTGCAGTTATTGGATATCAGCCGTCCCGTTGCGATCGATGACATATATATAGATGTGAATATTTTGGAGTCAATTGCCAGCCTTCAGTGGTTAGAAATCACCGATCTGCAAAACCTTGATGCCAAAGAATTTGACCGTATTGGCTTAGGTGAAGTTGACGAGAAACAAATACCTGGTACACAGGCAGTTGAAACATACTCCAAGCTCAGGGTGCTAGGCAAACCAGGAGTAGGTAAAACCACCTTTTTGCAACATCTTGCCATTCAATGCAACCAAAGCGCATTTGCGGCAAATCAAGTGCCAATCTTGATCACACTGAGAAACTTTGCCCAAGAGTCTAAGATTACCAACGAGTTCAGCCTATTAAACTACATCCGCCAGGAATTTATCACATCTGGAATTTCCGATCCCTCAGTCATTGAAACCTTGCTGAATGAAGGTAGGATATTACTGTTGCTTGATGGTATGGATGAAGTTCTTAACCAACAAAGCAATCCTGTCTTAAACGAGATTCGCAGATTTTCGGAGAAGTATCACAAAAATCGGTTCGTGGCGACTTGTCGAACAGCAGCTCAAAAACTCAGACTCCGAGGCTTTACCGATGTTGAAATTGCCCCATTTACATTAGAACAAATCCGAGCCTTCGCTCAAAAATGGTTTGTGGCCTTTACCAAGACCAACATTAAAGATGGTCTTGCCCACTCCGTTAAGTTTATTCAGAAGTTGGAATTAGATGAAAATTGGCAATTTCGCCAACTCGTCGTCACACCGCTATTTCTGCATCTTGCCTGTTGGGTGTTTCATGGTAAAGAAAAATTTCCGACTAAGCGGACTGACTTTTATAAAGAAGGTTTAGATATTCTATTAGGCAAATGGGATGAAGCCAGAGGCGTTGAACGGGATGGCGTTTACCGAGGCTTTTTATTACCACAAAAGCTCAAGTTATTGAGTCAAATTGCCGCAGCGACATTTGAGCAGGGTCAGTACTTTTTTGAGCAACGCATCGTTGAGCAATACATTGGTGACTATATTCAGAATCTCAGTAACGTGCCAATAGATGCAGAAGAACTGCAAATAGAAAGCGAAGCAGCGCTAAAGTCAATCGAGGCTCAACATGGACTACTGGCAGAACGGGCGCGGGGAATTTTTTCCTTTTCCTATCTTGCATTTCAAGAATACTTCACAGCAAGGAAAATCGTTGCCAGCCATAACTTAGAGGCATTTGGGCAAGCGCTATCCGGTCTAGTCAGTCATATCAGCGATCCCCACTGGCGCGAAATCTTCTTGTTAACCGCCATCATGCTCAGGAGTGCAGACTCTCTAGTACAGTTGATGAAGCAACAGATTGATACACTGGTTGCCCAAGACCCTTATTTACAAGAGTTTTTGACCTGGGCTAGCCAAAAATCTCGCAGTATTCCCATCCAATCCAAAGATGCGACAGTGAGAGCATTTTACCTGGCCTTGAGTCGGACTCCGCACATAGCTTCGCACTTTGCCCTAGCCAGCAGCCTCGACCAGGGGATGTTTCTGGATGCGGCATTAAATGACCTGCTACTGGAGTGTGCAATTGATGGGAGCCAGGACTTTGCCCACATCCACGCCTGCGGAGAAGCTATGAGCAACATTCTGGGTATTGTTCTGGATGTTGGACTCCATAAATCCTTGCAACAACTCTCTGATCAATTGCCAAATTCTGGTCAAAGTCAACAACGGTTTGAGCTATGGTCGCAAACGAACTATCCAGCTTGGGCCCAACAGGTAAACAAGACAGTGATTAATTATCGCAATATTAACCACCAGTGGCAGTTTAGCTCTGAGCAAGAGCAAGTGTTGCAACGCTACTATGATGCTAATCAGTTACTACTCGATTGCCTGCATAGCAATTGTGAGGTGACAGCTGCTATTAGGCAGGAAATTGAAGCCACCTTATTGTTGCCGATAAAGGAACTTGAGGATAGGGAATGGCAATAA
- a CDS encoding efflux RND transporter periplasmic adaptor subunit produces MTIALKPKELKPKELKPNGLSKLRANKWLLGLLILISMIGVGYLAYYQLVLVPQQQAKLKIQTALVKRGNLTIAVSANGTVEPERSVNVSPKTSGILKQLLVKEGDSVQLGQVLAYMDASNLQGQLRQAQGNLAAAEANVQKLLNGNRTQDIATAKAQLAEQDANLQKLLNGNRLQEVAQAQAQLRDAQYALRQANDDLKRNQELYNSGAIALQSLNTFRTSRDRAQTQVKQTQAAASLMRSGTRPEEITQAEALLKQKQEALSLSQAGSRPEDIQQARAQVAAAEGAVQIIQTDINDMVIRAPFSGIVARKFADPGSFVTPTTAGSSVSSASSSSILALASTNQIVAQVAEANIAQIRMGLVATIQADAYPGKTFTGQVTQIATQSDVVQNVTSFEVKTSVPDPQHLLRSGMNVTVDFKAGELKNVLVVPTGAIVQQNNSQGVFVAKDKGDSVFVPIVVGTTVNDKTEVKSGLTGNEHVLLSFPPGTRKVSTANGRRS; encoded by the coding sequence ATGACCATTGCCCTAAAACCGAAGGAACTAAAGCCTAAAGAACTAAAACCGAATGGACTAAGTAAGCTAAGAGCAAATAAATGGCTACTTGGTTTACTGATATTGATTTCCATGATTGGCGTTGGCTATCTCGCTTATTACCAACTGGTATTAGTGCCTCAACAGCAAGCAAAGCTGAAGATTCAAACGGCTTTAGTTAAGCGAGGAAATCTCACGATCGCGGTTTCTGCAAATGGAACTGTTGAACCCGAACGTTCAGTTAATGTAAGCCCCAAAACATCAGGGATTTTGAAGCAACTGCTAGTTAAAGAAGGCGATTCTGTCCAACTTGGGCAGGTGCTTGCTTACATGGATGCCTCGAATCTTCAGGGACAATTACGGCAAGCTCAAGGAAATCTCGCTGCGGCTGAGGCAAATGTGCAAAAATTACTCAATGGGAATCGAACTCAAGATATCGCCACAGCAAAGGCACAACTGGCTGAACAAGACGCAAATCTCCAAAAATTGCTCAATGGGAATCGACTCCAAGAAGTTGCCCAAGCCCAAGCCCAGTTAAGAGATGCTCAATATGCTCTGCGTCAAGCTAACGATGATCTCAAAAGAAATCAAGAACTCTATAACTCAGGTGCGATCGCTCTCCAAAGTCTGAATACCTTCCGTACTAGCCGCGATCGCGCCCAGACTCAAGTCAAGCAAACACAAGCAGCTGCTTCATTGATGCGATCGGGAACTCGGCCAGAAGAGATTACTCAAGCCGAGGCACTCCTCAAACAGAAACAGGAGGCTCTATCGCTCTCCCAAGCCGGATCACGACCGGAGGACATTCAGCAAGCCCGCGCCCAAGTAGCGGCGGCTGAGGGAGCAGTGCAAATTATCCAGACAGATATCAATGATATGGTGATCCGCGCCCCCTTTAGTGGGATTGTCGCCCGGAAATTTGCCGATCCTGGCTCATTTGTCACGCCTACCACCGCAGGTAGTTCGGTTTCTTCTGCTTCATCGTCTTCCATCTTGGCTCTCGCATCCACGAATCAGATTGTTGCCCAGGTTGCAGAAGCGAACATTGCCCAAATCCGTATGGGTCTAGTTGCGACAATTCAGGCAGATGCCTATCCGGGGAAAACTTTTACTGGACAGGTAACGCAAATTGCCACTCAGTCGGATGTTGTGCAAAATGTGACTAGTTTTGAAGTGAAGACATCAGTGCCAGATCCCCAACATCTGCTGCGATCGGGGATGAATGTAACTGTGGACTTTAAAGCTGGAGAGTTGAAAAATGTGCTGGTGGTGCCTACTGGGGCGATCGTTCAACAAAATAATTCTCAGGGCGTATTTGTGGCCAAGGACAAAGGCGATTCAGTCTTTGTGCCGATTGTAGTTGGGACAACGGTGAATGACAAAACCGAGGTAAAGTCTGGCTTAACCGGAAACGAACACGTCTTACTCAGCTTTCCACCTGGAACCCGTAAGGTTTCTACAGCTAATGGCAGACGTTCATAA
- a CDS encoding ABC transporter permease — protein sequence MKKLTNLQTTNRPRRPRKGKISFGEVLIMSVETLLGNKLRTGLTMLGVIIGISSVITITAVGQGVQKSTELQIQALGTNVMVVTAGAARTGGISLGAGSASTLTWEDAKAIAKQVPAAKSVSAFLQRSSIQIVRGNNNIATTLVGTDLNYPTIKNIHPQTGLFFSQGDLDAGRPVAFLGSTVLDELFNTNESVIGADLRIRGKRYTVVGVAESKGTSGGQDLDDVIYIPLTNMSAQIVGNNALTGVAINGFWLEALDGDQLNSAQFQVTNILRLRHGIHPSAVDDFRITNLVDIISTFSSVMGSFTLMIGAIAGISLIVGGIGIANIMLVSVMERTREIGIRKAVGATGTDILRQFLTEAIVISTVGGVIGVGLGIGFAFAAATVFKFPFIVPLWSIGAGFSLSFLVGILAGGIPARNAAKLDPISALHNE from the coding sequence ATGAAAAAACTTACTAATTTACAAACAACGAATCGTCCGCGCCGTCCACGAAAGGGCAAAATCTCTTTCGGTGAAGTTCTGATCATGTCAGTCGAAACGCTTTTGGGCAACAAACTGCGGACAGGTTTGACTATGTTGGGCGTGATTATTGGTATCTCCTCAGTAATTACGATTACCGCCGTGGGACAGGGTGTGCAGAAGTCAACGGAGTTACAAATCCAAGCACTGGGAACAAACGTGATGGTAGTCACGGCGGGGGCAGCCAGAACAGGCGGCATCAGTTTAGGAGCGGGTTCAGCCAGTACACTGACTTGGGAAGATGCTAAGGCGATCGCTAAACAAGTCCCAGCCGCTAAATCGGTTTCGGCATTCTTACAACGCAGTTCAATTCAGATCGTCAGAGGTAATAACAACATCGCCACCACCCTTGTAGGAACGGATTTGAACTACCCAACTATAAAAAACATTCATCCCCAAACGGGACTCTTTTTTAGTCAAGGGGATTTGGATGCTGGCCGCCCTGTGGCATTTCTCGGTTCCACAGTGCTAGATGAATTATTTAACACAAATGAATCCGTGATTGGGGCTGATTTACGGATTCGGGGTAAGCGCTACACCGTGGTAGGGGTGGCGGAATCGAAGGGAACGTCGGGCGGACAGGATCTTGACGATGTGATTTATATCCCCTTAACCAATATGTCTGCCCAAATTGTCGGCAATAACGCCTTAACGGGTGTCGCAATTAATGGATTTTGGTTAGAAGCCCTTGATGGCGATCAACTGAACTCGGCTCAATTTCAGGTGACGAATATTCTACGTTTACGGCATGGCATTCATCCGTCAGCCGTCGATGATTTTCGGATTACCAATCTAGTTGATATTATCAGCACTTTCAGCAGCGTCATGGGTTCATTTACCTTGATGATAGGTGCGATCGCAGGTATTTCTCTGATTGTCGGCGGCATTGGAATTGCCAACATCATGCTAGTTTCGGTGATGGAACGAACGCGAGAAATCGGCATTCGCAAAGCTGTGGGTGCAACCGGCACAGATATTTTAAGGCAGTTTTTGACTGAAGCGATCGTTATCTCCACAGTTGGCGGTGTAATTGGCGTGGGATTGGGCATTGGGTTCGCATTTGCTGCCGCAACTGTGTTCAAATTTCCGTTTATTGTACCGTTATGGTCGATTGGGGCAGGTTTTAGCCTTTCCTTTCTTGTTGGCATTCTGGCAGGCGGCATCCCAGCGCGTAATGCTGCCAAATTAGATCCGATTTCAGCACTACACAATGAGTAA
- a CDS encoding ABC transporter ATP-binding protein translates to MANMILMEGITKTYHLGELDVPVLKEIDLSIEDGEYVAIMGASGSGKSTLMNIIGCLDRPTSGQYILDGRDLTTLDDDELADIRNQYIGFVFQQFNLLPRLTALENVMLPMIYADVPRSQRLESAIAALEKIGLGDRLTNRPSQLSGGQQQRVAIARALVNHPALVLADEPTGALDSKTSHEIMNLLTELNQQGTTIVIVTHDATVAAQTKRVIQMQDGVIVERAIAALG, encoded by the coding sequence ATGGCAAACATGATTTTAATGGAGGGCATCACGAAAACCTATCACTTGGGAGAATTGGATGTCCCCGTTCTGAAGGAAATTGATTTATCGATTGAAGATGGGGAATATGTGGCGATTATGGGGGCTTCGGGTTCAGGGAAATCAACACTGATGAACATCATCGGCTGTCTGGATCGTCCGACGAGTGGACAATATATCTTAGACGGTAGAGATTTGACAACCCTGGATGATGATGAACTTGCAGATATCCGCAATCAATATATTGGTTTCGTGTTTCAACAATTCAATTTGTTGCCTCGGTTGACGGCACTAGAAAATGTCATGCTGCCGATGATTTATGCAGATGTGCCGCGATCGCAACGACTGGAATCTGCGATCGCCGCCTTAGAAAAGATTGGATTAGGCGATCGCTTAACAAATCGCCCTAGCCAACTTTCGGGAGGACAGCAACAGCGAGTAGCGATCGCTCGCGCACTGGTGAATCATCCTGCCTTAGTGTTGGCGGATGAACCAACGGGGGCTTTAGATTCCAAAACTTCTCACGAGATTATGAATTTGCTGACGGAATTAAATCAACAGGGAACTACGATCGTGATTGTCACCCATGATGCAACGGTAGCAGCTCAGACAAAGCGGGTGATTCAGATGCAGGATGGGGTGATTGTTGAGAGAGCGATTGCGGCTTTGGGTTAA
- a CDS encoding DUF3122 domain-containing protein — MKSICFNGSKIRRLLAALICVSLLVWSPLPAFAAVAQIEESPGQMLYQSRQNLRDQTGRSWQAIAFKRIHPDGSAIISLRLVGFPGAVELDHTQPLTLTTSLRQTLIAKDVSSEISQETPALANVGEYDIQPVIPQLRAEIPLELTLPMVTGSGIKLQIPFTAIQEWQTISAL; from the coding sequence ATGAAATCTATCTGCTTCAACGGTTCTAAAATTCGCCGCCTGCTGGCTGCTTTAATCTGCGTTTCACTGCTTGTCTGGAGTCCATTACCCGCTTTTGCTGCTGTAGCGCAAATCGAAGAATCTCCAGGGCAAATGCTCTACCAATCTCGGCAAAATCTGCGAGATCAGACTGGAAGATCCTGGCAGGCGATCGCCTTCAAGCGCATCCATCCTGATGGTAGTGCTATTATCTCCCTGCGACTAGTGGGATTTCCTGGTGCAGTAGAATTAGATCATACTCAACCTCTCACGCTGACAACATCTCTGAGACAAACTCTGATCGCCAAGGATGTTTCTAGCGAAATTTCTCAGGAGACACCAGCCCTAGCAAATGTTGGAGAATATGACATTCAGCCTGTCATACCGCAGTTGCGTGCTGAAATTCCTCTTGAGTTAACTTTGCCGATGGTAACTGGTTCAGGGATCAAGTTACAAATCCCATTCACGGCGATCCAAGAGTGGCAAACAATTTCTGCTCTTTGA
- a CDS encoding rhodanese-like domain-containing protein has protein sequence MISKKLIQTILLGFAMCFCLLLGVEQDPTIAASLTEAESISQERMQTLLEPHNLESGVDRFLTSIPVGYYTIASVEELKSLLKKSQPMLVDVREASEYRSGHIPNAINIPLRTLSHNLNQIPRTRPVVLYCSSGYRAAMGVMTLHLLGYENVQGFPPSFVGWKNAKEAIASR, from the coding sequence ATGATATCTAAGAAACTAATTCAGACCATATTGCTGGGATTTGCTATGTGTTTTTGCCTATTGCTTGGTGTTGAGCAAGACCCGACTATAGCAGCAAGTCTCACGGAAGCTGAATCGATATCTCAAGAAAGGATGCAAACCCTGCTTGAACCCCACAATCTGGAATCGGGAGTCGATCGCTTTCTCACGTCGATTCCAGTAGGCTATTACACGATCGCCAGTGTCGAAGAGTTGAAAAGCCTGTTAAAGAAGTCTCAACCCATGTTAGTAGATGTGCGAGAAGCCTCTGAGTATCGGTCTGGACATATACCTAACGCAATTAACATTCCCCTAAGAACCCTGTCGCACAATCTGAATCAAATTCCACGCACTCGCCCCGTGGTGTTGTATTGCTCCTCCGGTTATCGAGCGGCAATGGGAGTGATGACATTACACCTGTTGGGCTATGAGAATGTGCAGGGTTTTCCACCTAGCTTTGTCGGCTGGAAAAACGCAAAAGAGGCGATCGCGTCCAGGTAA